The region TCCCAGTAGGAAATCAGGCTCTGAAGGCCACGAACCCACGCGCGCATTCCGTTGTGCCCAGCCAAGTCTGCGCACAGAAAAGCAGTTCCAGCATGTGTGTGCGCCTCACGATAGTGCCCAAGATCCAGACAAAGGTGCGCTTGGAGACCGGTCACCCGGCTCGCCTCCAGATACAGCTGCCGCATTTGGTGTGGGAACCGATTGCTCCACGGGGTCGTAGAGACCCACAGCTTCCGGAACACTGACGAAGCCATCGCCCCCCGGTTTCGTACGGAGGACTATCCCGACGGCGCCCGCTCTGGCAGCAGCCAATCGGTCAGACGTCGAAGACTGTTTCCGTGCGTGGCAACGAGTGAGGACGGCAAGCGGATGAAGATTTTTTGGGGGCTGTTCTGTCCCGGTGGCGAGTGCGCGTAGGCGGGGCCGGCCCGCCGCCGGTGTGGGAGGGGAAGTGCAGCGGCGGCGGGCCGGAGTTTGAATCAGCGGACGGGTTGTCGGTTCAGATCGGCGACACTGCCGGTGCGGAGTTCCAGCGGCTCTTCATATGTGGTGGCGTTTCGGCATACCTCGCAGGGCGCGCCGCCGCCTTGGTACATCACGAATGCTAGCGGGAGCATTTCGCGGCAGGCGCTTACGTGGTACTCCGCAACTTCGGCAGGGGTCTGGGATTCGGATTCGATGGTTTGGATGAATCCGCCTTCGGAGGCAAAGGCGTGGCTGAGGGCGTCGAGCCCGGACTGCCGCCAGGTGTATTCGTTCATGGCGATGCTTTCTGGTCGTGCTGCCCCCGGGGCAGCGTCTTCTTCTTGGGTGGGCGAGCGGTCCCCGGTAGCGTCTGAGCTCACGCTGGGCACCAGCGGGGGATGGCCCTGGGGGTCCGCGACGTGGAGGTGTCCGGACGGCATCTGCCGTGCACCGGTTGTCCTTCTTCGCATGGCAGATCTCGATCAGTGTCAGGACGCGTGCCGGGAAAGTCAGCAAGAGCAACCCGGCAGAGTCTGTTGAGAAGTAAAGGTTTCCTCGAATTGATGCGGCGTATGGGGCCGTGGTCGCGGGCACATACGCCGGTCCTTTCCAGAGGTATCGGCACCCGCTGGGGGGCGTCCGCGACGACACGAAGCGCTGCGGTAGCTGACGGGGCTCAGCGTTGCAACCAGCACCGACCGGCTCCGGAGGTTCGGAACTCATGAGGCGATCCCTTCCGCAGTGCTCAACTGGCCGGTCATGGTGCCGAACCCGCGGTTTGCCACAGCGGAGGGCGCTGGGAGCGGCAGCCGTTGGGCATCCGCGGGGTGGGCACGTGCACAGTCCTGGCACTTTGTCGGAGTCCGTGCGGAGAAGTTCTCGGCGTTGGACGGAAACGCTGGTGAGTTGCATGCTGACCAGTAAGCGACCCGGCCACGGACGGCAATTGGCCGGGCACCGGCGAAGATCCGGTGCTCAAGGTTGCGGAATACGCCCACACCGACCATGTCGTGCTGCGCCGGGCGCAGCCCGGTCTCGGCGCCAACACCGGCCATCAGACGGCCCTCCCATGCTCGCGCAGAACGGAGACCTCCAGTAGCGACACGGTCATCGCGCACCACCCCGGGACTCCTGCGGGCGCGCTGCGTGCCACATGCCGCCCAGTTCGTTGAGGCGATCCAGCCACGGAAAGCCCGACTCCTTGACCCCATCCGAACCGTGCTCGCGCCGGTGCAAAACCGTGAACTCCTGGCTGACACGGTCACGGAAAACATGCACGACCTCGCCACGGGCACGCTTGCGCTGCATCGCGTACTCCAGCTGCGGATGCACCTCCCGAACGAAGTCCAGGAACCCGGGCTCTTCCAGCGGAGGCAGATGCGCGGGACGTTCCTTCACATTGTCGTCGTCGGTCAGCAATAGCAGCGGCACGACTGCGTGTGCAGGGCTCACCGTCATAGGGGGATCACGTCCTCGACTAGGTTGGTTGATCATTCGTCCACTAAGGATTGCTGAGGCTTGCACGTGTCGAGCTGCTTTGGGTCGTCGGATCCCCGTTGAAACACCTGCGGCCGACTCCCGAGTTCAGCCAGTGCTGGGGCCGAGTCCATCTGCTGCGGCGAGATCGAGGAAGGCCAGTGTTCCTGGAGTGCTCGCCGCCAGCGGGCATCGCAACGTTCCCGCCAGCGGTCCAACGCTGCTCGCAGGCGCCGGATCATGACGGACTCCCCGCACTCGTCACCGGACCTGGAAAGCAGGACGCGGCTATGCTGAGCATGCCGTCAGCGACGGAGGCGAGGCGACGTGCACAGCGCGTCTCGGTGTCTGATCGGCGAACGCGAGCGAGGCGAGCGTGTCGGCGAGGCAGTCCCGGCAGAAAGCGGTGATCTCCTCAGCGTCGCCGCGTCGAGGCTGCCGGACCCGGCGCTTTGCGGCTTGTCGGATTTCGTCGATGCGGGGTCGGTGCACGTCGATCTCACAACGCCTAGTAAATGATCCCCGTGATGCGTGGACCAGAGCATCGATGGAGCATCCATGCGGCGTTGGGAGAGCAAGGAAATCTGTGGCTTGTCTTGCGGGCGCAACGCTGAGCGAAACAAGCTTCGCAATAGTGCCCTGCGGACCAAATTTTGTGGAAGCTACGCTGAGTGCGGCAATCTACCTCGGGCGCACGTGGTGAATGGCAGGGGCTGCCATGTCTACGCTACGAGCAACGCGCGCTATCGACTGAGGGCAGCGAACGTGGGGCGTACCCTCGGACGGAACCTAGCCACGTCATGCCGACTGACCTCGCAACTGCCGACGCGTGAGCTGGAGATGACCAAATACGAACGTATACAAGGAGGGCTGATGATCCGCTCGGTCGTCTTTGACGTGGGTGAGACCCTGTTAGACGACACCAGTGAGTGGGGGCGGTGGGCAGACTGGATCGGCGTTCCTCGGCATACCTTTTCCGCCGTTCTGGGGGCGGTCACCGCGTCCGGTCGGGACAACGCCGAGACCTTCCAGTACTTCCGCCCGGGGTTTGACCTCTCCCAAGAGCGTCGCCGCCGCGAGCTCGCCGGTGCTGGTGAGCAGATCGATGAGCACGATCTCTATCCGGACGACATGAGCCGGCCCGCCGCAAGCTGGCCGTTTGCGAAGAAAGTCTCGGCACGCACATACCTCGTCGCGGCAACCGCCAACGGGTCTTCTGATAGTTCGGCCGCCCACCGCATCACCCCGATGATCCGTCCGGAAAGGTCGTAGAAGCCGAACTTGTCAGCGATCGCGTCTGCGGCGCGGTACGCCTGTATCAGCAGTCGTGCCGCATTAGTGCGTTCGAGCCCGTCGTGCAGGAACAGTGCACGCGTCAGTTCCGGTACCAGGTCAGGCAACTTTCTGAGCAGCTTTGTGTAATCCGAGTTCAGGCGCGCCTTCACGATCGCCTCAGCTTCACGCCGAAGCTCCGGCAGCGGGCGTGTCGGCCCGTCAGTTGGCAAGTCGTACACATCAACCAGACGGCGCAATGCCGCGATCCCCGGCGCCTGCTCATGATTGATAGCCGTTGTGCTCAGAGCTGGCAGGGCGACAGGTGCCGCGTCTGCCGCCTCGCTCCTTCGTTGTTGTTCGTCAGGTTGATGATCGGAACTCAGAGGCAGCAACTCTTCCAGCTCAGCTGGGGAAACGTCCAGTGCGGACGCTAGGCCGGGACGCTGCCACGGCTGAGGCTGGACCAGTCCTCGTTCCCACCTGCCGACGGTGGATCGCTCAACCTGAAGAAATTCGGCCAGAGACTCCTGCGTAAAACCCCGCGCGGTGCGTCGCTGGATAACCGCGGTACGACGTGTGGCCATGTGACTACTCCCCGAGACAGCCTGGACAATATCGCAACCTGAAGCGCACGCTGCACGCGAGTCGAGTCGATGCCGCACGAATGCCTCATAAGGGCTTCCTGAATGCTCTGACACAGCACCGCCTGAACAAAGCCCGCCGGTTCGCCGCCCTGCTGGATGAGCATCCGCGTCTATTGGCGACAGCATGTGCGGCAGCGGGCGACCTTGAGGGCTATCAAGATGCGGCCGGCACCACACCTTGTTGGAGCGCTCTCAGGCCGATCCGGACCGGCCGCGCTTCCTCGGCTCTTTTCTGACATCTCAGCTGGCGGCCGAATCTGGGCAAGCGTTGGTGGACCTCGCACGCAACTCCGCTCTTGCCTCGCAGCAGCGACGTCGCCTCCGCGCCGAGGCGATATCGGCGCTCAAGCCGCTCAGCACCGCAGCACCCATAGCCACGTCACGCCGAACTGGCCTCGCAACTGCCGACGCGTGAGCTCTCCGCGTAGACGCGCACCTGTCGGGGTCGAACTGCGAGAACCCGATGAGTGTGAGGAGGTTTTTGCTGATCCGAACTGACATCAAAAAACTTGTTGATGTCAACGCGAAGGCGTCAGGATCACGAAGTGCTAGAGGTTGGTCAGGGATTCGTGGGTTGTGTGGGTGGTTGGGTGTTGTGGGCCCAGGCGGTGGGTTCTTACCTGGAGTGCCGTGGTTAGCTCGCGTTGGGCGGTGGCTTGGTCACTGGTTTCCTTGGCGAGCATGCCCAGGTGATGGCGGGTGGTGGCCACGTCGGGGTGGTGGGCTCCGCGACGCCGTAATTGGGCGTTGAGCACGGAACGCAGTTCCGGCAATCCGCTGGCTACGCCGAGATCCGCACGGATTGCCGCTAGTGTCGCCCTCGCCGACAGCGCGTGGGGGTGTTCGGCGCCAAGTAGGGTGGCACATTCCTCGACCGCCTGTCGCGCATGTTTTTCGGCCACGGCCAGGTCGCCGATTCGGTGGAAGGCCACGGCGAGTGCGTGTCGCAGCAGCGTTTTCTCTCGATCGGGTAGGGACGAGTGGTGCTGGCGGGCGGCCAGTGTTTCGTCCAGTTCCGCTACGGCACCTGTCAGCGCACCCCGGCGCAGCGACAGTTCGGCGCTGCCTCGGCGCATTCGCAGCGCCAGCTCGTGCTCTGCTCCGACTTCGGTGACGACCGCGCGGTACACGCGATCGATCTGCTCGGGCAACTCGTCGCCGCCGTCGTCCGGTCGCGCGACCGTCGCATCCACCAGGTATCGCAACCGTTGTGCCGGCTCGGCTCTGGGGGCAGCCCTGCGGTGCAGCGCGAGCGCCGCGCACATCTGCGCGTGTGCTGCGGCGGGGAATCCCTGGTCGTCGAGCGCCAGTGCGTACTGGCGTCGGACGCCCGCGCGTTCCGGGTCGGTCAGGCCCGGCTGAGTCAGGTATTGCGCCAGAACCGCGGTCAGGCGCGCGTCTTCCCGTTGTGTAGTGCAGCGTTCGCGGTGGATGCCCACCAGGTGAGCATCCACCGCGAGCCAAACGTCCTTAGTGGACAAGAGGGGTATCAGGACGCGCTCGGCTTCCGCCAGCCTGCCCTGTGCGCGGAGTGCGTCGGCCACATCGAACGGATCCGGTTCGCCTTGACGGGCCTGGGTTGGCCGCGCGGACGGCGCGGGTTGCGGGGAGGCATCGGGCGGCGTCATGTCGCGCTCGGAAATCCGGACGCGCGGCACGTCCGGATCATCGGATTCTGTCGCAGCAGGGGACGGCCCGGGGCGGGGTTGTGTCCCGGCGAGATAGCCACGCCACGAGTCGGCGGATTCCAGACCGGGTGCATCCGCCGGCGGGGCTTCCTCGGGTTCGGCGGGTGTGGCCGTGCCTCCTGCTGGCTTGGCCTGCGCCTGCAGTTCGGCGGAAACCGCGGACAGCGCGCTTCGTACCCGATCGGCCAGCGGCCCGTCCTGACCGGACAGATCCGCCTGCGCGAGTTGCAGGTACCGTTCGGCTTCCGTCAACCTGCCTGCCTCGTGCAGCACTTCGCCGAGGTCGGCCCACACCTCGGTGAGGTTGCCGTCCTGTTCGCCGAGCCCGTCCAGCACGCTCAGAAGTAGCCGCGCGGCTTCGTCGTACTCGCCGCGGTCCCTGAGGACGCTGCCGAGTATCCACCGCACCACGAGGATGTCGTACTCGTGGCCCTCCGGCAGCCGGTCCAGCGTGCCGAGCACCGCGCGCAGGTCCCGCTCGGCCTCGGCGGCCCGCCCCTCCTGCCACCGAACCAGCGCCAGCATGACCTGCGCCGCCAGCGCGTCGTTGGAGTCGGGTTCCGTGCGGTCCAACGACTCGACCAGCGGCAGCAACTCCCGTTCGGACTCCTCGTACCGTTCCAGCTCGCTGAGCACCTGCGCCAGCGTCGTCCTGGTCGCCCTGGCGTCCTTGTGATCGGGGCCATGCAACCGCAGCGACGTGTCGAGCGACTCGCGAAGCAGGCGCACGCTTTCCTCAAGACCGCCGTTGCGGAAGCTGATGTTGGCCAGCGCGTACCGCACTACCGCCGTCTGCGGGTGATCAGAGCCGATGGTTCGCAGTTGCGCGGCCAGCAGGTCGCGCAACTCCGCTTCCGCTCTCGGGTTGTCCTGGTCGGCCTCGACGAGCAACTGCGCATAGATCAACCGAGTGTTCAAGGTCGCGACGTGGTCAGGACCGAGCATGGCGCTCTGCCGGTCGAGCAGGTCCCGGACGGCGACCTCGGCGCCGTCCGTGTCGTACCGGCTGCGTTGGATCGCCGCGCTGAGCCGAATCGCCAGGACCACCGGGTTGTCCTCGCCCATGGTCCCGGCCATGGCGGCGGACACCTCGTTGAGCCGGAGCTCGGTGGTCCGCGGGTCGGCGTCGGCCACGGAGTGCAGCGTCCGGTCGTTGATCAGCGCGGCGAGCCCGAGCAGGGCCAGCGGGTGTTCCGGGTTGAGCGCGTCGCGCTGGATGCGCAGCAACTGGCTCAACTGGTCGTGCGCCCCGCCCTCGTCGCGAAGCAGGTTGAGCACCGCCACCAGCTCCATCCGCACGGCGAGGGTGAGCGGGCTTTCCGGGCCGTGCACCCGTTCCTGTGCCCGCAACACCGCGCGCAGCTCGTCGCGGGCCGCCACCAGACGCCCCTGGCCTGCCCAGATGTCGGCGAGCACGATCCTGGTGTTCAGCAGCTCCGGATGATCGGGGTCGTCGGCGAAGAGTTCGCGCTCCGCGGCCAGCACGGCGGTGATCTCGCGTTCGGCCACCTCGAACTGCCCCCTGGTGCTCATCAGTTGCCCGAAGCCGAACCGGGTGGCGATCTCTCGATCCACGCCGATTCCCCGCTCGTGATCCGCGAGCAGTTCGCGATAGATCTCCTCGGCTTCGTCGAGCTGATCGGTGGAGGCGACGGCAGCCGCGAGTTGCTGGCGGACGACGATCAGGAACACCTCGTCCGGCGGCAGTGCTTCGCGGGCGTCATTGAGCAGCGCGCGCAGCTCGTCGCGCACCACGGAACTGCCCTGGGCCTGGTTCACCACCGCAGCGGCCAGTCGCGCCGCGAACCGCACCGGATGGCGCGGTTCCAGCTCCGCGGCCCGGTCAAGAGCCAACGTGCTCATCTGATGCGCCGCAGGCAGGGCTCCGGTCCGCACCAGGTATCCGGCGCAAATGCTGCCATGCCCCACCGCATCTGCCAGCGGTTCGGTGAGGCGCGCCGGCA is a window of Saccharopolyspora phatthalungensis DNA encoding:
- a CDS encoding helix-turn-helix domain-containing protein; the encoded protein is MLSPIDADAHPAGRRTGGLCSGGAVSEHSGSPYEAFVRHRLDSRAACASGCDIVQAVSGSSHMATRRTAVIQRRTARGFTQESLAEFLQVERSTVGRWERGLVQPQPWQRPGLASALDVSPAELEELLPLSSDHQPDEQQRRSEAADAAPVALPALSTTAINHEQAPGIAALRRLVDVYDLPTDGPTRPLPELRREAEAIVKARLNSDYTKLLRKLPDLVPELTRALFLHDGLERTNAARLLIQAYRAADAIADKFGFYDLSGRIIGVMRWAAELSEDPLAVAATRYVRAETFFANGQLAAGRLMSSG
- a CDS encoding tetratricopeptide repeat protein, with the protein product MSDAGGRGPHDGVLQDAPVSLKGGQAGRDPRTREHHPPSLEPPLALLPKRIHGRDDIKPRLVSALGSPDRRIRVLHGIAGGGKSSLALWLAGEANNQGRNVYWIRNGNVAQSMYAVAAHRGVDLDQRNPSPDEVWESLERVTEPWLLVFDDVDDVDQPGLRSSSGTRFDGTGWIRASRAGLVVVTSRHGDPRTWGDDAVLCRVDCLDDGQGAAVLCELAPDAGPEEDARRLATRLGGLPLALRLAGHYLANRPLRHRTFAAYREAVQSNLELLDAGEPTPATLSDEESARRSIRLTWELSLTLLEDRDLRPARPLLELLACYGAPHPISVDLLVAEQLRGTPVDCGRELTETYLFDHVLTSLIASALVDRIDLDDGGGDPISQLALHPLLAEVIATTRDESPRGDEIWTAAIRLLDNASPRSADPARWERWRTMPAVYEAVLKGLPARLTEPLADAVGHGSICAGYLVRTGALPAAHQMSTLALDRAAELEPRHPVRFAARLAAAVVNQAQGSSVVRDELRALLNDAREALPPDEVFLIVVRQQLAAAVASTDQLDEAEEIYRELLADHERGIGVDREIATRFGFGQLMSTRGQFEVAEREITAVLAAERELFADDPDHPELLNTRIVLADIWAGQGRLVAARDELRAVLRAQERVHGPESPLTLAVRMELVAVLNLLRDEGGAHDQLSQLLRIQRDALNPEHPLALLGLAALINDRTLHSVADADPRTTELRLNEVSAAMAGTMGEDNPVVLAIRLSAAIQRSRYDTDGAEVAVRDLLDRQSAMLGPDHVATLNTRLIYAQLLVEADQDNPRAEAELRDLLAAQLRTIGSDHPQTAVVRYALANISFRNGGLEESVRLLRESLDTSLRLHGPDHKDARATRTTLAQVLSELERYEESERELLPLVESLDRTEPDSNDALAAQVMLALVRWQEGRAAEAERDLRAVLGTLDRLPEGHEYDILVVRWILGSVLRDRGEYDEAARLLLSVLDGLGEQDGNLTEVWADLGEVLHEAGRLTEAERYLQLAQADLSGQDGPLADRVRSALSAVSAELQAQAKPAGGTATPAEPEEAPPADAPGLESADSWRGYLAGTQPRPGPSPAATESDDPDVPRVRISERDMTPPDASPQPAPSARPTQARQGEPDPFDVADALRAQGRLAEAERVLIPLLSTKDVWLAVDAHLVGIHRERCTTQREDARLTAVLAQYLTQPGLTDPERAGVRRQYALALDDQGFPAAAHAQMCAALALHRRAAPRAEPAQRLRYLVDATVARPDDGGDELPEQIDRVYRAVVTEVGAEHELALRMRRGSAELSLRRGALTGAVAELDETLAARQHHSSLPDREKTLLRHALAVAFHRIGDLAVAEKHARQAVEECATLLGAEHPHALSARATLAAIRADLGVASGLPELRSVLNAQLRRRGAHHPDVATTRHHLGMLAKETSDQATAQRELTTALQVRTHRLGPQHPTTHTTHESLTNL